One Pygocentrus nattereri isolate fPygNat1 chromosome 12, fPygNat1.pri, whole genome shotgun sequence DNA window includes the following coding sequences:
- the LOC108411223 gene encoding protein NLRC3-like produces MEFIREILLKALEDLDEADLERFQWHLQQPNLPGFAPIPKARLKGNLFNIVDRMCQSYKDSGVLEIAVVILKKMNQNNLAEKLETTMGRNKALSNAKKPETVQDKSKNIQKTKCESIPEGPSLDKPSTFVNKTFADLYIVKGVTAGMEFIREILLKALEDLDEADLKRFQWYLQQPNLPRFAPIPKARLKGNLFNIVDRMCQSYKDSGALEIAVVILKKMSQNNLAEKLETTVGINKAIFNAKKPKTVQEKLKNILKTKYESIHEGPSLDKPSTYLNMIFTDLYIVKGGTGGVYTEHEIQQIEGLFRGTAGKPTVKSSDIFKACPEDRTPVRKVLTLGIAGVGKTVLVNKIILDWAEDKANHDIDYIFPLAFRNLNLMTGNYSLMQLLSQHFEFLNSKSTFDDSKVLFIFDGLDESRLPLDFAKNELVCDVQKDTTLDALITNLIRGELLPHALVWVTSRPAAASRVPHAYFNQITEIQGFSDKQKVEYFRKTIRDKDTASKVISHMKTSRSIHIMCHIPVFCWIFATVVQTMLCQRDHHEIPTTLTGMYASFLIYQTRQMDIKYHKTDKIVLKLGRLAFLQLQSGNLIFYKEDLRECGIDINEASVYSGVCTQIFRQDRTMQEKRCFSFVHLSIQEFLAAVYVFHAHRNYKRNPVLQSLAGKFKWIFQHTLLDLHKTAVNKALESKNGHLDLFLRFLLGLSLKSNQDHVRDLLPEIKESEDHVKETIKHLKEKIRANISPERSINLFYCLNELKDDSLVEEVQSYVRQGSLASEELSPPQWSALVFLLLTSEDTQKLFDLKKYTQTDKGLRRLLPVVGYSAQSLLDRCNLTNASCEGIASVISSKSSYLRCLDLSDNNLQDSGVNKLAAGLKDPHCKLETLRLSGCLVTDEGCSSLASALKSNPLHLKELDLSYNNPGDAGVQLLNDRRDDPKCKLEKLNFDYCGPLRMLTGPRKYACELTLDPTTVHQHLSLSEGNKKVTWEEEEQKHPKHSNRFKFKEQVLCREALSRRSYWEVGWSGEGVHIGVAYKQIRREGQGEDCWLGHNEESWKLYCSHDSYTAWHCKKSIYMSVHCSTIIGVFLDWEAGTLSFYNVSPDTKALEHLHTFCATFTEPLHPGFRVLHSSAWLDRI; encoded by the exons ATGGAGTTCATTCGTGAGATCCTGCTCAAAGCTTTAGAAGACCTGGATGAAGCAGACCTGGAGAGATTTCAGTGGCATCTTCAGCAACCTAATCTCCCAGGATTCGCTCCAATACCCAAAGCCCGTCTGAAAGGCAATCTATTCAATATAGTGGACAGGATGTGTCAAAGCTACAAGGACAGTGGTGTTCTTGAAATTGCAGTGGTGATCCTGAAGAAAATGAACCAGAATAATCTTGCTGAGAAACTCGAGACTACAATGGGGAGAAACAAAGCTCTTTCCAATG CAAAGAAACCTGAGACTGTACAGGATAAATCGAAAAACATACAGAAGACAAAATGTGAATCAATCCCTGAAGGGCCTTCACTGGACAAGCCTTCCACATTTGTGAACAAGACATTCGCAGATCTCTACATTGTAAAGGGAGTCACAG CTGGGATGGAGTTCATTCGTGAGATCCTGCTCAAAGCTTTAGAAGACCTGGATGAAGCAGACCTGAAGAGATTTCAGTGGTATCTTCAGCAACCTAATCTCCCAAGATTCGCTCCAATACCCAAAGCCCGTCTGAAAGGCAATCTATTCAATATAGTGGACAGGATGTGTCAAAGCTACAAGGACAGTGGTGCTCTTGAAATTGCAGTGGTGATCCTGaagaaaatgagccaaaataaTCTTGCTGAGAAACTTGAGACTACAGTGGGGATAAATAAAGCTATTTTCAATG caaagaaacctaaaactgtacaggagaaactgaaaaacatactGAAGACAAAATATGAGTCAATCCATGAAGGGCCTTCACTGGACAAGCCTTCCACATACCTCAACATGATTTTTACAGATCTCTACATTGTAAAGGGAGGTACAGGTGGGGTTTACACTGAGcatgaaattcagcaaattgaGGGACTGTTCAGAGGCACTGCAGGAAAACCCACTGTCAAAAGCAGTGATATTTTCAAAGCATGTCCTGAGGACAGGACACCAGTCAGGAAAGTGCTGACGCTGGGAATCGCTGGTGTGGGAAAGACAGTCTTGGTGAATAAGATTATTTTAGATTGGGCAGAAGACAAAGCTAATCACGACATTGACTACATCTTCCCTCTCGCTTTCCGCAACCTGAATTTGATGACTGGGAACTACAGCCtaatgcagctgctcagtcaacattttgaatttttgaaTTCCAAGAGCACCTTTGATGACagtaaagtgctgtttatcttcGACGGGCTCGATGAGAGCCGACTTCCTTTGGATTTTGCTAAGAACGAGCTTGTCTGTGATGTACAGAAAGACACGACACTGGATGCATTGATCACTAACCTCATCAGGGGAGAGCTGCTTCCTCATGCTCTGGTCTGGGTCACATCTCGCCCGGCAGCTGCCAGTCGTGTCCCTCATGCGTATTTCAACCAAATCACAGAAATCCAGGGTTTTTCAGACAAACAGAAGGTGGAGTACTTCAGGAAGACAATCAGAGATAAGGATACAGCCAGCAAAGTCATCTCCCACATGAAGACATCAAGAAGTATCCACATTATGTGCCATATACCAGTTTTTTGCTGGATCTTTGCCACTGTGGTGCAAACAATGCTTTGCCAACGCGACCATCATGAGATCCCAACCACTTTGACAGGGATGTACGCAAGCTTCCTTATTTATCAGACCAGACAGATGGATATAAAGTAccataaaacagacaaaatcgTGTTGAAACTGGGAAGACTGGCATTCCTCCAACTGCAAAGTGGGAATCTAATATTCTACAAAGAGGACCTAAGAGAATGCGGCATTGACATCAACGAGGCCTCTGTGTATTCTGGCGTCTGCACACAGATTTTTCGGCAGGACAGGACAATGCAGGAAAAGAGATGCTTCAGCTTTGTGCATCTCAGCATTCAAGAGTTCCTGGCTGCTGTTTATGTGTTTCATGCACACAGAAATTACAAGAGGAATCCTGTCCTACAAAGTTTGGCAGGGAAGTTCAAATGGATTTTCCAACACACTCTGCTCGATCTACACAAGACCGCAGTGAACAAGGCTTTGGAGAGTAAAAATGGCCACCTTGACCTCTTTCTCCGCTTCCTGCTGGGTCTTTCTCTCAAGTCCAATCAGGACCATGTCAGAGATCTCCTGCCAGAAATCAAGGAAAGTGAAGACCATGTCAAAGAGACGATCAAGCACCTCAAAGAGAAAATCAGAGCAAACATCTCGCCTGAGAGAAGCATCAATCTTTTCTACTGCCTGAACGAGCTAAAAGATGACTCACTTGTGGAAGAAGTTCAGAGCTACGTGAGGCAGGGAAGTCTTGCATCTGAGGAGCTGTCACCTCCACAGTGGTCTGCTCTTGTATTTCTATTGCTGACTTCAGAGGACACCCAGAAGCTGTTTGACTTGaagaaatacacacaaacagataAAGGGTTGAGGAGACTACTGCCTGTTGTTGGATATTCTGCCCAGTCTTT ACTGGACCGATGCAACCTCACTAACGCAAGCTGTGAAGGAATTGCCTCTGTAATATCCTCAAAGTCGTCATATTTGCGGTGCCTGGATCTCAGTGACAATAATCTGCAGGATTCTGGAGTAAATAAGCTTGCTGCCGGTCTCAAGGATCCACATTGTAAGCTGGAGACATTGAG GTTATCTGGCTGCTTAGTCACAGATGAAGGGTGTTCTTCTCTGGCTTCAGCCCTGAAATCCAATCCCTTGCACCTGAAAGAGCTTGATCTGAGTTACAATAACCCAGGAGATGCCGGAGTGCAGTTGCTGAATGATAGACGTGATGATCCAAAGTGTAAACTTGAAAAGCTCAA TTTTGACTATTGTGGACCTTTGAGAATGCTGACTGGCCCCCGGAAAT ATGCCTGTGAGCTCACACTGGACCCAACCACAGTGCACCAGCACCTTTCTCTTTCAGAGGGTAACAAGAAGGTAACATGGGAGGAAGAAGAACAGAAGCATCCCAAGCACTCAAACAGGTTCAAATTCAAGGAGCAGGTTCTTTGCAGAGAGGCTCTGTCCAGACGGAGTTACTGGGAGGTTGGCTGGAGTGGAGAGGGAGTTCATATTGGAGTGGCTTATAAGCAAATACGGCGAGAAGGACAAGGGGAAGACTGCTGGCTGGGACACAATGAAGAGTCCTGGAAACTTTACTGCTCTCACGACAGTTATACTGCTTGGCACTGTAAGAAAAGCATATACATGTCTGTTCACTGCTCTACAATAATTGGAGTGTTTCTGGACTGGGAGGCCGGAACATTGTCCTTCTATAACGTCTCCCCTGACACTAAAGCACTGGAACACCTGCACACATTCTGTGCTACATTCACAGAACCCTTACATCCTGGTTTTCGTGTGTTACACTCCTCAGCATGGCTGGATCGCATCTAA